From a region of the Chrysemys picta bellii isolate R12L10 chromosome 7, ASM1138683v2, whole genome shotgun sequence genome:
- the LOC135972643 gene encoding uncharacterized protein LOC135972643 encodes MESQDRKRAPAWTEREVRDLLAIWGDEAVIAELRSSKRNGKVLEKISKAMKDRGHNRDTQQCRVKIKELRQAYHKAREANGRSGAEPQTFRYYAELRAILGGAATTTPTVCYDSLTGETHREDGSGNEEDEDGGTVGSSQQQGSGETGFPNSQDMFVTLDLEAVTPELTQDPQGTQETSAANVSPSQRLVNIRKRKRRTRDDMFTELQMSSHADRAQQNAWRQSVSEMRKAQYEREERWRAESRDEQSKWRAEDDRWRQLADRRQEAMLRLLEHQTDMLERMVELQERQQEQRPPLQPLCNQQPSSPSSIVSSPRCPRTRWGGLRPPSHSTPDDRPSIRRLAFNKS; translated from the exons atggagtcccaggatcgcaaaagagctccagcatggaccgaacgggaggtacgagatctgctcgccatatggggagatgaagcagtgatagctgaactccgtagcagtaaaagaaatggaaaagtattagaaaagatctccaaggccatgaaggaccgaggccataacagggacacacagcagtgccgcgtgaaaattaaggagctacggcaagcctaccacaaagccagagaagcaaacggaagatccggggcagagccgcaaactttccgctactacgcggagctgcgtgcgatcctagggggtgcagccaccactaccccaacagtgtgctatgactctctcactggagaaacacacagggaagacggttcggggaatgaggaagatgaggatggaggtactgtaggtagctcacagcagcaaggaagcggagaaaccggtttccccaacagccaggatatgtttgtgaccctggacctggaagcagtaacccccgaactcacccaagaccctcagggcacacaggagacctctg ctgcaaatgtttctccttcgcagaggctcgtgaacattagaaagagaaaacgtaggacgagggacgatatgttcacggagctgcagatgtcctcccacgctgatagagcacagcagaatgcgtggaggcagtcagtgtcggagatgagaaaagcccaatatgaacgagaggagaggtggcgggctgaatcgcgggatgaacagagcaagtggcgggctgaagacgataggtggcgtcagcttgcagacagacggcaagaggcaatgctccgtctgctggagcatcaaactgatatgctcgagcgtatggttgagttgcaggaaaggcagcaggagcaaagaccgccgctacagcccctgtgtaaccaacagccctcctccccaagttccatagtctcctcaccaagatgcccaagaacacggtgggggggcctccgtccacccagtcactccaccccagatgatcgcccaagcatcagaaggctggccttcaataagagttaa